TTTTTTTCCCGAACACTGGGGTGTAGAAGCTCTACCACATACAATCTTCAGATAAACTTCTCCGGTTAGTTGTAAACTTCGGTATGTGTTGTCGCCGAGAACCGGGAAACGAACCGCTTTGTGCTTGTCGTTGTTTCCCTCCTCCGTTTATTCCACCGCCTTGTGAAGAGATAGATCAATGGCGGAGGAGTAGCCTTGCCTAGAGGTGTCAAGTCGATCTGGCCGGGCCTGCCCCGGTCTGGTCCGAAAATATTTTAGGACCTAGAATTCAAAGCCCGGTCCTGCTATTATAGCGCTATAATGCTTTTTAgggtttcaaaaaataaattgtcatatcacttttattatttaacatgTGAATTTTTAGGACCAGTCGGGTTCAGACTGCGGATTTCGATTCTAATTGACATGTCTAGTTGTATAACCTATAAGTTAATGATATAATATAGCCCGACCAATAATTATCTGCCAATTTTAAACCCACCcatgaaaataataattctgTTTTTAACCAATCAATTGGATTAAAACGTAAATTCGAATTGGATGGGATACGAATAAACATAAACATGTCAGATTCAGACTTCCTAATAGGCTTTCTAAATCTGCGGATTCGAATTGATAGTTTATTTTTCACATCGAGagataatacaaaaaaaaaagaacttacgATTAAAGATTGGAGGAAATCGGCAAGAGCTTCAGGTGATGATTGTTCccattaatatttagttttagtttttggtttttagatttttggttttagattttagtttttggtttttaacttttaagttttGGGTtttcgtttttagtttttacattttggttttgatgtattcttagttcttaataaaataatcaatacattgttttgaaaaataaaataaaatagcaataaaatatttaaaaaattacaattaaaatttatgaaaatataaggttgttatataaaaaacattaccatgttttaaattattttatttttaaagtattaaaaatataaattataaaatatctataaattagagaaaattaatattttaaaattttgagactatttataaattttattacagaatatatttttcatttttttaaacttgaatggatattttcaaattaatatgatacgttgttgttgtttggtgtgtgtaataattattaaaattattcattaattttatttatagaaattaataactaactatttacataaaatattaaagttatcTATATTATCAAAAGTAAAGtattttacattaatttttaaatgctaAAAATTTATGGGtattttatctttataaatatattatttattcaattattaattaattaaatatagtgatttaacaaaaataaaacaaaattcgtttttattcaaaacccataaaaattgttttttttttggctttttcaCAAATTggttgaaattttgaaaaattagttTTCCTAAAGTTTAAGGAATCTAATTGTTAAAAAACTTGATTGGCAAATCAAATGgtttttacaaacataaaaactaaaagctaaaaattaattggaaaaaatggtttttagaaaaacaaaaactacaaaCAGTCATGCTCTCAATTCAATTCGACAAATGTCTTGAATTGgcatttaggatttagggtttttattGAGTTTTAATCCACTGGTTTGTATTTATTGTAACTTCAACATATATATTACCTTTATTTgttggataatcctaaattataaaattgCTCCGTAATGGCTTATACAAAGGGGCTGGCACACCAAAAATATTGCCAGGGTTTATTGGTGGTGGTTGAAATTAAAGTTGTGAAGAATTATTGCCGACAAATCATTAGGGTTTGAAATTCCTTGTTTCAATTTTGGAGATTGATCTAAATCGTCTGAATAGTTTTAATTCACTGATTGGAAACCTTAATTCAGAAATTTCGATTATGATGAAAAAAtgtaaacacaaaaataaactgaaaataattaaatgggTCTCAAAATACAATACCAACTTTCATATAATTATATCTCCGTAAGGATAACGCCCTTGCATTAGTCATTTATTTCAGCCTAATTTAAGAAACAGTGTTTTGTAAACCTACATGGAGTTAcattttgatgatatattaaTACCCCCATCAATAACACTTTGACATATTGAATAATATCTTCCTTTCTAATCCTATAAATATTAAGCTTCTTTCAACATCTAAGATCATCCTCCAATCATCTAAAAGTGTAACCAAATAAACACAAAGAAAAGTGGAAAAAGATTGATAAAAAATGGAAAGCAAAGTGTTTTTCTCAATGATCTTAGTTGCATCATCTCTTTGGGCTGCAACTTTTGTCACTCAAGGAGTCGCTCAAGTGCAAACGCCAGCAACAATTCCTGGCATTTTTCCTGGTTTACCTATTGATTTGGTAAAATGTTGGTCGTCTCTTTTTAACGTTGAAGGATGTGTGCTCCAAATCTCCAATTCGATTCTTTCTGGCAAGTTTGAAAATCTCGAAGCAGCATGTTGCAAGGCGTTCTCATCCGTAGATGCAAATTGTTGGCCTCAAATGTTTCCACTGAACCCATTTTTCCCACCTTTCCTCAAGGAAAATTGTGCTCGCATCGTTCCCAACCCACCTACACACAAGTGAAAAACTACACTTTTAGATCAGCCATTTATCattttacaagtattttatGTTATTGTCCCGTACTCAGATAGAACAATATAATGAAATTTCTCAGTCGCTTAATTTAACAAATACTTTGGAGCTCTCTACCACAAAGatccaaattttaataaaatatggtaACGCCTATGTTTTTCATCCCTCTTTGTATCATTTTTAACGGGTTGTTTatttgaaaagatttttttcaagaaaattcAGTTTAACTAAGTGTTTCACATAATATTAAACTAGATCTTAAACCGCCCagattatgatatatataaaatcttgaAAAACAAAAGGTTAATGGGTACAATCTTTACTACTTTAGTTTATTGTGGTAAATAATATTAGAGGCTGATTCGAGCATCCACATGGATAT
This genomic stretch from Raphanus sativus cultivar WK10039 chromosome 3, ASM80110v3, whole genome shotgun sequence harbors:
- the LOC108835497 gene encoding uncharacterized protein LOC108835497, whose protein sequence is MESKVFFSMILVASSLWAATFVTQGVAQVQTPATIPGIFPGLPIDLVKCWSSLFNVEGCVLQISNSILSGKFENLEAACCKAFSSVDANCWPQMFPLNPFFPPFLKENCARIVPNPPTHK